The Silene latifolia isolate original U9 population chromosome Y, ASM4854445v1, whole genome shotgun sequence sequence CTCTTCCTCCATTAGCTGCACCAAAACACAGTAGCCATGAACATCAAAATTAAAAGAGGGGAGAGAGATGCACTAAGCAGGACAACGGCGCTGATACTGGACATGTGAAATATTGAATATTACCAGATGTAACAGATTCCCAGGAAGGACATCAACTATGTCTGAAGTACGCTTACACATTTTCGGTGTCCGGAGGGATGGTGCGGCTGGCATCATTGCTGCTCCAACTGATTTTATAGACGTTGCCTGAGTTTTGACAACATGAAAAGGGCAAGTCTCATGATCTATAGAAGACTTATACTTTATTTGAGCTGCAGGCCGCCTAGATTGTGCCGCTCCAGATACTAGGATGACAGATTTCAACTCGTCGTCACTGGGATTCGAGGTACATATAGACGGTGAATGGTAACAGGGCACTGATGAACTTTGAATAGTGCTTTGAATTCGATTACCCAAGCCTTTCTTTGAAAAATGCTTTTTGAATGATATAGATAGATGAGATGCTTGTGCTTGTGCTTGTCCGTGTTCTTTAGACTCGTAAGAGTATTTATGCGCATTTGTGGAAGAGCTTGATTGTTTGATGGTATTTAATAACTGATCCTGCTTTAGTTGATTGAAAGGCTCTGGCAGTTCTTTCTCTGGTATCTCAGTTCCCTACGACATAGACAGCGAATGTGGTCTTAGTAGCTTGACAAGTATTGGTAAACTGATATGAAGATTAATTCCATAAAAGAGAAAAGTAGCCAGCCACTCAACAACATGAATTCAATTGCATTTTATAGTCTTGATTGCTACTATACCGACAGAAAAATTAGTTTTCAGCTGAAGGTGTCTCATCATAATACAGAGACCAATTTCCACACCCTGGCATTAGGAGGGAACGACTGGAAGCACAGACGCTACACCTCAAAACAGAGACGTCACAAACATGTCCTTCCTTTCAGGGAAGGAGGAAGGGAGAAAAAAGTCATATCGAGAATATATTCTTATCATCAAATGGTAGTCAATGGACCTTAGGAATGTATCAATACTTCTGTCGTTAGAAACTTGGCATAGTCTAGAGAACAGACAGAATTTGGTACTGTTCATTGGTCATAAGTTATAACCATTGAATGATCAATAAAGCTTCCTACCCTGAGCTCAGCAAACAAGTTTTTGAACAAAGTGAAATTTCAAGGAACGTCTAAGAGATATGTACAAAGCAGCATGCACTCTTACCTCAGGGTGGGGCCGGTGGGCTTTAAGGAATTGCGAAAGCCTTGAGACTAGGCGGTGTCTAAGGCAGGAGTATTTCTTTCCTCGCTTCCTTTTGTTAGAACCAGTTATTGTGAGATGAAGATCATACTTCATACAGCGAGTTTCCTCATCAGGAAATAAGACCTTCCCCACTTCAATCTCATCTGGCAAAAGAAACTTCAATTGCGCCAAATGTTGATGAGTAAACCTCCTGGATTACAGCTATACATCTAACGCCGCTAATGCCTAGACAATTTTCTAGATATCAATCTATTACCAATGCAATCAAGTAAAGTATTATCACAAAGGAAAACTTCGGTGGTGACTGGTGACAAAAGAACTATCAACCAACCCTAACATTTTCATGAGCCCGTCAAATTCAAGTTCCGTCCCAAAACTATTTAACAATCAAAGGAGTAACCCAGTATACTTCATCAATTCACTCATCAATAATCAATGTGAAATATTCGAATGTAGCATATGAACGAGATACGAGTTCTTCCACGCATTTTGATGACTCATTAAATTGATATACCCCTCGTG is a genomic window containing:
- the LOC141629524 gene encoding CDT1-like protein a, chloroplastic, with translation SRRFTHQHLAQLKFLLPDEIEVGKVLFPDEETRCMKYDLHLTITGSNKRKRGKKYSCLRHRLVSRLSQFLKAHRPHPEGTEIPEKELPEPFNQLKQDQLLNTIKQSSSSTNAHKYSYESKEHGQAQAQASHLSISFKKHFSKKGLGNRIQSTIQSSSVPCYHSPSICTSNPSDDELKSVILVSGAAQSRRPAAQIKYKSSIDHETCPFHVVKTQATSIKSVGAAMMPAAPSLRTPKMCKRTSDIVDVLPGNLLHLVIFNISHVQYQRRCPALMEEEKKKVEQSKRKLMIVNLPKMFDRIQLLFQNPKSSAIRKEALIRNLTVCHSDITDESEIEEQLKLLEEIIPEWIVHNFSPSGNKLCSFS